The Acidobacteriota bacterium genome includes a window with the following:
- the tnpA gene encoding IS200/IS605 family transposase, translating to MSDAFSNLSVHLVFSTKERIPLMTQVVRNQLFPYVGGIVKGLGGTIIAVGGMPDHVHVLARVPPKLCVADLVRTIKANSSKMMNEKATAMKFGWQRGYGAFSVSQSAVSSVAQYVRNQERHHRRRSFEEELKILLTKHGMDVKERYLG from the coding sequence ATGTCAGATGCGTTCAGCAACCTGTCGGTACACTTGGTTTTTTCGACCAAGGAACGAATTCCACTGATGACTCAGGTCGTCCGCAATCAGCTGTTTCCGTATGTCGGAGGTATTGTCAAAGGGTTGGGCGGCACAATCATCGCCGTGGGTGGAATGCCAGATCACGTTCATGTCTTGGCGAGAGTGCCCCCCAAATTGTGTGTTGCGGATTTGGTGCGGACTATCAAGGCGAATTCGTCGAAAATGATGAACGAAAAGGCTACGGCCATGAAATTTGGATGGCAGAGGGGATACGGGGCCTTCTCAGTCAGCCAATCGGCCGTGTCGTCGGTGGCTCAATATGTACGGAACCAGGAGCGACACCATCGGAGACGATCGTTTGAAGAAGAACTGAAGATCCTGCTTACCAAACATGGAATGGACGTCAAAGAACGCTACCTCGGTTGA
- a CDS encoding YifB family Mg chelatase-like AAA ATPase, whose product MLAKAYSATPRGVDALFVTVEVDRIRAHQPSVTVVGLPDTAVREARERIFAAIRHLGRRTEPANVVINLAPADQRKEGAALDLAMAMALLATTGDVPPEALTGRLLLGELSLEGKMQPVRGVLPIVLAARDHGIEEVVVPAANHSEGEVVAGVRVVGAGSLGEVVRYVRDGTPLPPRLSPESERRDPIAFFDLVDVIGQEQARRALEVAAAGGHHLLFIGPPGAGKSMLARRLPGILPPMITEEAIETTCVFSVSTRVPRPMGLLARRPFRAPHHTTSAAALIGGGASPQPGEASLAHNGVLFLDELTEFRRDVLEALRQPLEDRQVTVARAQATLVFPASFQMVAAANPCPCGYLGDDRRECRCTPVAVERYRARISGPLLDRLDLQVTVPAVPWRELSADRRGETSEVVAKRVAAARRRQAHRFADAGPHCNGEMGPDAIRRWAKPDADGRRLLEHASRGLGLSARAYHRILRVARTIADLAGEVQISSTHLAEAIAYRCLDRDPGARLSTSVNWKDS is encoded by the coding sequence ATGCTTGCGAAGGCGTATTCTGCCACGCCGCGAGGCGTGGATGCGTTGTTCGTGACCGTCGAGGTGGATCGAATTCGCGCGCATCAGCCGTCGGTGACGGTGGTTGGTCTGCCCGACACCGCGGTGCGCGAGGCGCGAGAGAGGATTTTCGCGGCAATCCGACATCTCGGCCGGCGTACGGAACCTGCCAATGTAGTGATCAACCTGGCGCCCGCCGACCAACGCAAGGAGGGTGCGGCACTCGACCTGGCGATGGCGATGGCCCTCCTCGCAACCACCGGAGACGTACCTCCGGAGGCACTGACCGGCCGTCTGCTGCTCGGCGAACTGTCCCTCGAGGGAAAAATGCAGCCGGTGCGAGGGGTTCTGCCCATCGTTCTGGCGGCTCGAGATCACGGGATCGAAGAAGTCGTCGTGCCGGCGGCGAACCACTCGGAAGGCGAGGTGGTCGCGGGGGTTCGCGTGGTGGGTGCGGGGAGCCTCGGTGAGGTTGTTCGATACGTCAGGGACGGAACTCCGCTGCCACCCCGGCTGTCCCCCGAAAGCGAACGGAGGGACCCAATCGCGTTTTTCGACCTCGTCGATGTCATTGGCCAGGAACAGGCGAGAAGAGCGCTCGAAGTTGCCGCGGCGGGAGGCCACCACCTCCTCTTCATAGGCCCGCCGGGAGCGGGGAAGTCGATGCTCGCGCGGAGGCTGCCGGGGATCCTGCCGCCGATGATCACCGAGGAAGCGATCGAGACGACCTGCGTCTTTTCGGTGTCGACGAGAGTGCCCCGGCCGATGGGCCTCCTGGCGAGAAGGCCCTTCCGAGCACCGCATCACACCACGTCGGCGGCGGCACTGATAGGAGGTGGCGCCAGCCCTCAACCGGGCGAGGCTTCGCTCGCACACAATGGCGTGCTCTTCCTCGACGAGCTGACCGAATTCCGGCGGGATGTGCTCGAGGCCTTGAGGCAACCTCTGGAGGATCGTCAGGTGACGGTGGCACGAGCGCAGGCGACGTTGGTCTTTCCGGCCAGCTTTCAAATGGTTGCGGCCGCCAATCCGTGCCCGTGTGGTTATCTGGGTGATGATCGACGGGAGTGCCGCTGCACGCCGGTCGCGGTGGAGAGATACAGGGCGAGGATCTCCGGGCCGCTGCTCGACCGCCTCGACCTGCAGGTGACGGTCCCGGCGGTGCCGTGGCGGGAGCTTTCAGCCGACCGACGGGGAGAAACTTCCGAGGTCGTTGCGAAAAGGGTTGCCGCAGCCAGGCGCCGACAGGCGCATCGGTTTGCCGACGCCGGCCCGCACTGCAACGGCGAGATGGGTCCGGATGCCATTCGCCGCTGGGCCAAACCGGATGCTGATGGAAGGCGATTGCTCGAACATGCAAGCCGAGGGCTGGGGTTGTCGGCGCGTGCATACCACCGGATTCTGAGGGTCGCCCGCACCATCGCCGACCTCGCGGGGGAGGTGCAGATTTCGTCGACCCATCTCGCCGAAGCGATCGCCTACCGTTGCCTCGACCGAGATCCAGGCGCCAGACTTTCGACCTCCGTCAATTGGAAGGATTCGTGA
- a CDS encoding N-acetylmuramoyl-L-alanine amidase → MRRIQIILIALVLGTGLLAAQEYNQTFEFHFEDRAIVVPKFGPKVEVLPVLELIGAEPGFSPAAGTYGVLRDDHVIQFAVDHKVLLVDGELREAREAPVASPRGVAASLSYLERWLLSPLGFHLEPIPRGYRIVPGARFAEPIGVRPVAADFEATTTLVLTLNRPAEVDVEEMPPGVITVRFEDGSPQLDSSFRFSSQRVTSLTSSDQDIFIRLASGAGLTSWHPLENPPRITFEIGAARPTPVPAQARAPVVRPTGPRPVVIDPGHGGDDVGAQSPEGLLEKDVTLAIGRQLARILENRGHSVRLTRDGDQSRVLTDRTAFANRLEAPAFISLHANASTFTSATGAETYFMSLDGASDEAAAATADLENRAGSLPEDLTSLDLILWDLAQAEVLNESAELALAIQGRLNARLGTRDRGVKQAPFVVLKGATMPAVLVEIGFLSNRTEAERLTSPEYQQQLAEAIAIGIEDFLRR, encoded by the coding sequence ATGCGAAGAATTCAGATCATTCTCATTGCGCTGGTTCTCGGAACGGGTCTCCTCGCGGCACAGGAGTACAACCAGACCTTCGAGTTTCACTTCGAAGATCGGGCCATCGTCGTTCCGAAGTTCGGTCCAAAAGTGGAGGTTCTGCCGGTCCTCGAGCTCATCGGAGCGGAGCCGGGGTTCTCGCCGGCCGCGGGCACCTACGGCGTCCTCCGTGACGACCACGTCATCCAGTTCGCGGTTGACCACAAGGTTCTGCTCGTCGACGGCGAACTTCGCGAAGCGCGCGAAGCCCCCGTAGCTTCACCAAGAGGCGTAGCAGCTTCTCTGAGCTATCTGGAGCGATGGCTGCTCAGTCCACTTGGATTTCATCTCGAGCCAATTCCCCGCGGTTACCGGATCGTGCCAGGGGCGCGCTTTGCCGAACCGATCGGCGTTCGTCCGGTTGCCGCCGATTTCGAGGCCACCACAACTCTCGTCCTGACTCTCAACCGGCCGGCGGAAGTCGATGTCGAGGAAATGCCCCCCGGCGTCATTACGGTTCGGTTCGAAGACGGTTCCCCGCAGCTCGACTCCTCGTTTCGGTTCAGCTCGCAAAGGGTGACCTCACTGACCAGCAGCGACCAGGACATTTTCATCAGGCTCGCGAGTGGTGCCGGATTGACCTCGTGGCATCCACTCGAGAACCCCCCCAGGATCACCTTCGAGATCGGTGCCGCGCGACCGACTCCGGTCCCTGCGCAGGCAAGGGCTCCAGTCGTCCGACCCACCGGGCCCAGACCGGTGGTGATCGACCCCGGCCACGGCGGTGACGACGTCGGCGCCCAATCACCAGAGGGGTTGCTGGAAAAAGACGTCACCCTTGCGATTGGGCGTCAACTGGCTAGAATTCTCGAAAATCGTGGCCATTCCGTGAGGCTCACACGTGACGGCGATCAGAGTCGCGTCCTGACTGACCGCACGGCGTTCGCCAACCGCCTCGAGGCGCCGGCCTTCATCTCCCTGCATGCCAACGCGTCCACCTTTACCTCCGCCACCGGTGCCGAGACCTATTTCATGAGCCTCGACGGAGCCAGCGACGAGGCGGCGGCAGCAACCGCCGACCTGGAAAACCGGGCCGGATCTTTGCCTGAAGATCTCACGTCTCTCGATCTCATTCTCTGGGATCTCGCGCAGGCCGAGGTCCTCAATGAGAGTGCCGAGCTGGCGTTGGCCATACAGGGCCGACTCAACGCCCGCCTTGGCACCCGCGATCGGGGAGTCAAACAGGCGCCGTTCGTTGTCCTCAAGGGCGCCACCATGCCGGCGGTTCTGGTCGAGATCGGCTTCCTCTCGAACCGCACCGAAGCAGAGCGGTTGACCAGTCCCGAATACCAGCAACAGCTCGCCGAGGCCATCGCCATCGGTATCGAGGACTTCCTGAGGCGCTGA
- a CDS encoding GerMN domain-containing protein produces MNWRVALIAVAAVASIALLVWLLSGSEPHPVSEEDFQAGALPTPTPAPEQRVVLLFAGSDGLLHPELRSVPLPEEVYERIRVVMTELLAGPESTSNLAPPVPYEASLDAVFVDNSGRAFVDITAPPNELEGSRIELMLAYGIVNSIILNCPEVSSVQILFGGHEVDSLTGHLDLSRPLVLNKRFIASS; encoded by the coding sequence ATGAACTGGCGTGTCGCCCTGATTGCGGTCGCCGCAGTAGCTTCAATCGCGCTGCTCGTCTGGCTGCTGAGCGGGAGTGAGCCACACCCGGTCAGCGAGGAAGACTTCCAGGCTGGGGCGTTGCCTACGCCGACGCCGGCACCCGAGCAGCGGGTCGTTCTCCTCTTCGCCGGTTCCGACGGATTGCTTCATCCCGAGCTTCGATCGGTGCCCCTACCCGAGGAAGTGTACGAGCGGATCCGCGTCGTGATGACGGAGCTGCTGGCTGGCCCCGAATCTACCTCGAACCTGGCCCCGCCGGTCCCATACGAAGCGTCACTCGACGCTGTATTCGTCGACAACAGCGGCCGCGCTTTCGTCGACATCACGGCCCCGCCGAACGAACTCGAGGGTTCGCGCATCGAGCTCATGCTCGCCTACGGAATCGTCAACTCGATCATTCTCAACTGCCCGGAGGTGTCGTCGGTGCAGATTCTCTTCGGCGGCCACGAGGTCGATTCGTTGACCGGACACCTCGATCTTTCCCGGCCGTTGGTGCTCAACAAGCGATTCATCGCCTCGTCCTGA
- a CDS encoding transporter: MSPGLENRKRVPFSNGAVAISMCLSALLAHVVVAQELVPAAYTPAPYGVNLVNLTAAYNDGDLAFDPSGPIDDASGQITFSSLGFARTFDFAGRSANIGIYVPYVVGHLEGLYLGEQAYADRSGLGDMGVRVGVNLYGAPAMSLMEFRSYRPGTLIGASLLVKAPTGQYDPLKLINIGTNRWSFKPEIGFVRVMDRWAIDGYVGGWFYTDNTDFFGGLTREQDPILSTQCHARYLIKPGLWVAVDGNFWWGGQTTVNGVESDDLQRNSRVGATVAIQIRRNHSLRIAASTGAFTRIGGDFNSIGVAYGYSWAESKSD; this comes from the coding sequence ATGTCGCCGGGATTGGAGAATCGGAAACGGGTGCCGTTCTCGAACGGAGCGGTCGCCATTTCGATGTGCCTGTCGGCTCTCTTGGCACATGTCGTCGTGGCGCAGGAGCTGGTGCCGGCGGCCTACACGCCGGCGCCCTATGGCGTCAACCTGGTGAACCTTACGGCGGCATACAACGACGGTGATCTCGCGTTCGACCCATCGGGGCCGATCGACGACGCCAGTGGCCAGATTACCTTTTCGAGTCTGGGCTTTGCCCGCACGTTCGACTTCGCCGGTCGATCGGCAAATATCGGGATCTATGTGCCCTACGTGGTCGGCCACCTCGAAGGTCTGTACCTCGGCGAACAGGCGTATGCGGACCGTTCCGGACTCGGCGACATGGGTGTTCGAGTAGGCGTCAATCTTTACGGCGCGCCCGCCATGAGCCTAATGGAGTTCCGGAGCTACCGACCCGGAACTCTGATCGGCGCCAGTTTGCTGGTCAAGGCGCCGACCGGACAATACGATCCATTGAAGTTGATCAATATCGGCACAAACCGATGGTCGTTCAAGCCGGAGATCGGATTTGTCCGGGTGATGGATCGGTGGGCGATCGACGGTTACGTTGGTGGTTGGTTCTACACCGACAACACGGACTTCTTCGGAGGCCTCACCCGTGAGCAGGATCCGATCCTCTCGACCCAGTGTCACGCGCGCTATCTGATCAAGCCCGGGTTGTGGGTGGCGGTGGATGGCAATTTCTGGTGGGGTGGTCAGACCACCGTCAATGGTGTCGAGAGCGATGACCTCCAGCGAAACTCTCGCGTCGGTGCGACTGTGGCAATCCAAATCCGTCGCAATCATTCACTGCGAATCGCGGCCAGCACCGGGGCGTTCACCCGCATCGGGGGTGACTTCAATTCCATTGGCGTGGCATATGGGTACAGTTGGGCAGAGTCGAAATCGGACTGA